From a region of the Panicum virgatum strain AP13 chromosome 2K, P.virgatum_v5, whole genome shotgun sequence genome:
- the LOC120661159 gene encoding putative xyloglucan glycosyltransferase 10 isoform X1: MAPWSGFWGGRAVLAGGTPVVVKMDNPNWSISEIDGDDEGAALLPGAGGRRRRRRGKNAKQITWVLLLKAHRAAGCLAWLASAAVALGGAARRRVAAGRTDADAEDEDGEAPATATAPAPPRHSCRFYAFIRAFLVLSVFLLAVELAAHANGRRLAAPAAVSLAALHAAWVRFRAAYVAPPLQLLADACVVLFLVQSADRLVQSLGCFYIHLKRLQPKPVSPPALPDAEDPDAGYYPMVLVQIPMCNEKEVTMQHLHLPLRLKFQFFHQPTRDPIFFYHACCSLLCAIQVYQQSIAAVCNLDWPRSNFLVQVLDDSDDPITQALIREEVEKWQQHGARIVYRHRVLREGYKAGNLKSAMSCSYVKDYEYVAIFDADFQPYPDFLKRTVPHFKDNEELGLVQARWSFVNKDENLLTRLQNINLCFHFEVEQQVNGMFINFFGFNGTAGVWRIKALEDSGGWMERTTVEDMDIAVRAHLKGWRFIFLNDVECQCELPESYEAYRKQQHRWHSGPMQLFRLCLPDIIRCKIAFWKKANLIFLFFLLRKLILPFYSFTLFCIILPLTMFVPEAELPDWVVCYIPALMSFLNILPSPRSFPFIIPYLLFENTMSVTKFNAMVSGLFQLGGAYEWVVTKKSGRSSEGDLVVLAPNKEHRKQQQQPVAAAEAKKPPAPVEKKKKQQKQKYNRIYKKELALSLLLLTAAARSLLSKQGMHFYFLLFQGVSFLMVGLDLIGEDVK; this comes from the exons ATGGCGCCGTGGAGCGGCTTCTGGGGCGGCAGGgccgtcctcgccggcggcacgcCGGTCGTCGTCAAGATGGACAACCCCAACTGGTCCATCTCCGAgatcgacggcgacgacgagggcGCCGCCCTCttgcccggcgccggcgggcggaggcgccggaggaggggcaAGAACGCCAAGCAGATCACCTGGGTGCTGCTCCTCAAGGCGCACCGCGCCGCGGGCTGCCTCGCGTGGCTCGCCTCCGCGGCCGTCGCGCTCGggggcgccgcgcgccgccgcgtcgcggccggccgcacggacgccgacgccgaggacgAGGACGGCGAGGCGCCCGCTACCGctaccgcgcccgcgccgccgcggcattCCTGCCGGTTCTACGCCTTCATCCGGGCGTTCCTCGTGCTGTCCGtgttcctcctcgccgtcgagctcgccgcccacgccaacggccggcgcctcgccgcgcccgccgccgtgtcCTTGGCCGCGCTCCACGCGGCCTGGGTGCGCTTCCGCGCCGCCTACGTCGCCCCGCCGCTCCAGCTCCTCGCCGACGCCTGCGTCGTGCTCTTCCTCGTCCAGAGCGCCGACCGACTCGTCCAGAGCCTCGGCTGCTTCTACATCCACCTCAAGCGCCTCCAGCCCAAGCCCGTCTCGCCGCCGGCATTGCCCGACGCCGAGGACCCCGACGCCGGCTACTACCCCATGGTGCTTGTGCAGATACCAATGTGCAACGAGAAGGAGGTGACAATGCAGCATTTGCACTTGCCATTGCGCCTAAAATTCCAATTTTTTCATCAACCCACAAGAGacccaatttttttttatcatgCATGCTGTTCATTGCTCTGTGCCATTCAGGTGTACCAGCAGTCAATTGCGGCGGTCTGCAATTTGGATTGGCCCAGGTCCAATTTCCTGGTGCAGGTGCTGGACGACTCCGATGACCCGATCACACAGGCATTGATCagagaggaggtggagaagtGGCAGCAGCATGGTGCGCGCATCGTGTACCGCCACCGCGTGCTCAGGGAAGGGTACAAGGCCGGTAACCTCAAGTCGGCGATGAGCTGCAGCTATGTCAAGGACTATGAGTATGTGGCGATCTTCGATGCCGATTTCCAGCCTTACCCTGACTTCTTGAAGCGCACCGTGCCACATTTCAAG GACAATGAGGAATTGGGGCTGGTGCAAGCGAGATGGTCATTTGTGAACAAGGATGAGAACCTGTTGACACGGTTGCAGAACATCAACCTCTGCTTCCACTTTGAGGTGGAACAACAGGTGAACGGCATGTTCATCAACTTCTTCGGGTTCAATGGCACGGCTGGGGTGTGGAGGATCAAGGCTTTAGAGGATTCAGGGGGCTGGATGGAGCGGACAACGGTGGAAGACATGGACATTGCGGTCCGCGCGCATCTGAAGGGCTGGAGGTTCATCTTCCTGAATGATGTGGAG TGCCAATGTGAGTTACCGGAGTCGTACGAGGCTTATAGGAAGCAACAACATCGGTGGCATTCAGGCCCAATGCAGCTGTTCAGGCTGTGCTTGCCAGACATCATCAGATGCAAG ATTGCGTTCTGGAAGAAGGCCAAcctgatcttcctcttcttcctgctCCGCAAGCTCATCCTGCCCTTCTACTCCTTCACGCTGTTCTGCATCATCCTGCCACTGACAATGTTCGTGCCCGAGGCCGAGCTCCCGGACTGGGTGGTCTGCTACATCCCGGCCCTGATGTCGTTCCTCAACATCCTCCCATCACCGAGATCCTTTCCCTTCATCATCCCTTACCTCCTCTTCGAGAACACCATGTCCGTGACCAAGTTCAACGCCATGGTCTCCGGCCTGTTCCAGCTCGGCGGCGCCTATGAGTGGGTGGTGACCAAGAAGTCCGGCCGGTCCTCGGAGGGCGACCTCGTCGTGCTGGCGCCCAACAAAGAGCaccggaagcagcagcagcagccggtcgccgccgccgaagcgaAGAAACCGCCGGCTccggtggagaagaagaagaagcagcagaaGCAGAAGTACAACCGGATATACAAGAAGGAGCTGGCgctgtcgctgctgctgctgacggCCGCCGCCCGGAGCCTGCTGTCCAAGCAGGGGATGCACTTCTACTTCCTGCTGTTCCAGGGCGTCTCGTTCCTGATGGTCGGCCTCGACCTCATCGGCGAGGACGTGAAATAA
- the LOC120661159 gene encoding putative xyloglucan glycosyltransferase 10 isoform X2 produces the protein MAPWSGFWGGRAVLAGGTPVVVKMDNPNWSISEIDGDDEGAALLPGAGGRRRRRRGKNAKQITWVLLLKAHRAAGCLAWLASAAVALGGAARRRVAAGRTDADAEDEDGEAPATATAPAPPRHSCRFYAFIRAFLVLSVFLLAVELAAHANGRRLAAPAAVSLAALHAAWVRFRAAYVAPPLQLLADACVVLFLVQSADRLVQSLGCFYIHLKRLQPKPVSPPALPDAEDPDAGYYPMVLVQIPMCNEKEVYQQSIAAVCNLDWPRSNFLVQVLDDSDDPITQALIREEVEKWQQHGARIVYRHRVLREGYKAGNLKSAMSCSYVKDYEYVAIFDADFQPYPDFLKRTVPHFKDNEELGLVQARWSFVNKDENLLTRLQNINLCFHFEVEQQVNGMFINFFGFNGTAGVWRIKALEDSGGWMERTTVEDMDIAVRAHLKGWRFIFLNDVECQCELPESYEAYRKQQHRWHSGPMQLFRLCLPDIIRCKIAFWKKANLIFLFFLLRKLILPFYSFTLFCIILPLTMFVPEAELPDWVVCYIPALMSFLNILPSPRSFPFIIPYLLFENTMSVTKFNAMVSGLFQLGGAYEWVVTKKSGRSSEGDLVVLAPNKEHRKQQQQPVAAAEAKKPPAPVEKKKKQQKQKYNRIYKKELALSLLLLTAAARSLLSKQGMHFYFLLFQGVSFLMVGLDLIGEDVK, from the exons ATGGCGCCGTGGAGCGGCTTCTGGGGCGGCAGGgccgtcctcgccggcggcacgcCGGTCGTCGTCAAGATGGACAACCCCAACTGGTCCATCTCCGAgatcgacggcgacgacgagggcGCCGCCCTCttgcccggcgccggcgggcggaggcgccggaggaggggcaAGAACGCCAAGCAGATCACCTGGGTGCTGCTCCTCAAGGCGCACCGCGCCGCGGGCTGCCTCGCGTGGCTCGCCTCCGCGGCCGTCGCGCTCGggggcgccgcgcgccgccgcgtcgcggccggccgcacggacgccgacgccgaggacgAGGACGGCGAGGCGCCCGCTACCGctaccgcgcccgcgccgccgcggcattCCTGCCGGTTCTACGCCTTCATCCGGGCGTTCCTCGTGCTGTCCGtgttcctcctcgccgtcgagctcgccgcccacgccaacggccggcgcctcgccgcgcccgccgccgtgtcCTTGGCCGCGCTCCACGCGGCCTGGGTGCGCTTCCGCGCCGCCTACGTCGCCCCGCCGCTCCAGCTCCTCGCCGACGCCTGCGTCGTGCTCTTCCTCGTCCAGAGCGCCGACCGACTCGTCCAGAGCCTCGGCTGCTTCTACATCCACCTCAAGCGCCTCCAGCCCAAGCCCGTCTCGCCGCCGGCATTGCCCGACGCCGAGGACCCCGACGCCGGCTACTACCCCATGGTGCTTGTGCAGATACCAATGTGCAACGAGAAGGAG GTGTACCAGCAGTCAATTGCGGCGGTCTGCAATTTGGATTGGCCCAGGTCCAATTTCCTGGTGCAGGTGCTGGACGACTCCGATGACCCGATCACACAGGCATTGATCagagaggaggtggagaagtGGCAGCAGCATGGTGCGCGCATCGTGTACCGCCACCGCGTGCTCAGGGAAGGGTACAAGGCCGGTAACCTCAAGTCGGCGATGAGCTGCAGCTATGTCAAGGACTATGAGTATGTGGCGATCTTCGATGCCGATTTCCAGCCTTACCCTGACTTCTTGAAGCGCACCGTGCCACATTTCAAG GACAATGAGGAATTGGGGCTGGTGCAAGCGAGATGGTCATTTGTGAACAAGGATGAGAACCTGTTGACACGGTTGCAGAACATCAACCTCTGCTTCCACTTTGAGGTGGAACAACAGGTGAACGGCATGTTCATCAACTTCTTCGGGTTCAATGGCACGGCTGGGGTGTGGAGGATCAAGGCTTTAGAGGATTCAGGGGGCTGGATGGAGCGGACAACGGTGGAAGACATGGACATTGCGGTCCGCGCGCATCTGAAGGGCTGGAGGTTCATCTTCCTGAATGATGTGGAG TGCCAATGTGAGTTACCGGAGTCGTACGAGGCTTATAGGAAGCAACAACATCGGTGGCATTCAGGCCCAATGCAGCTGTTCAGGCTGTGCTTGCCAGACATCATCAGATGCAAG ATTGCGTTCTGGAAGAAGGCCAAcctgatcttcctcttcttcctgctCCGCAAGCTCATCCTGCCCTTCTACTCCTTCACGCTGTTCTGCATCATCCTGCCACTGACAATGTTCGTGCCCGAGGCCGAGCTCCCGGACTGGGTGGTCTGCTACATCCCGGCCCTGATGTCGTTCCTCAACATCCTCCCATCACCGAGATCCTTTCCCTTCATCATCCCTTACCTCCTCTTCGAGAACACCATGTCCGTGACCAAGTTCAACGCCATGGTCTCCGGCCTGTTCCAGCTCGGCGGCGCCTATGAGTGGGTGGTGACCAAGAAGTCCGGCCGGTCCTCGGAGGGCGACCTCGTCGTGCTGGCGCCCAACAAAGAGCaccggaagcagcagcagcagccggtcgccgccgccgaagcgaAGAAACCGCCGGCTccggtggagaagaagaagaagcagcagaaGCAGAAGTACAACCGGATATACAAGAAGGAGCTGGCgctgtcgctgctgctgctgacggCCGCCGCCCGGAGCCTGCTGTCCAAGCAGGGGATGCACTTCTACTTCCTGCTGTTCCAGGGCGTCTCGTTCCTGATGGTCGGCCTCGACCTCATCGGCGAGGACGTGAAATAA